A DNA window from Alligator mississippiensis isolate rAllMis1 chromosome 11, rAllMis1, whole genome shotgun sequence contains the following coding sequences:
- the LOC132243771 gene encoding olfactory receptor 14A16-like encodes MPNCTTVTEFLLLGFSDTRQLQILHFVIFLAAYLAALVGNLLVITAVTTDHRLHSPMYYFLANLSILDLGSISVIVPKSMANSLLNTRTISYAGCVSQLFLFFLFSSADFSFHTIMAYDRYVIICKPLHYEIIMNRRACVQIAASAWAAGVMYSALHTGKTFSLPFCHSNIINQFFCEIPQLLKLSCSDTYRRELAALAFSVFLALGCFVFIIVSYVQIFTAVWRIPSEQGRQKAFSTCIPHLIVVSLFVSIGGIAYTKPVSDSPSPLDLLAAVLYSVVPPLMNPVIYSMRNKEIQVALWKLLHRLICSKNSLSIFLS; translated from the coding sequence atgcccaactgcaccactgtaaccgagttcctcctcctgggcttctctgacactcggcagctgcagatcttgcactttgtcatctttctggcagcgtacctggcagctctggtggggaacctccttgttatcactgcTGTAACTACAGACCACcgcctccacagccccatgtactactttttggcaaatttgtccatccttgaccttggatccatctcCGTCATTGTCCCtaaatccatggccaattctctcttaaacaccaggacaatttcctatgctggatgtgtgtcccagctctttctcttcttcctcttttcttcagCTGATTTTTCATTCCACACCATCATGGCATACGACCGGTACGTTatcatctgcaagccactgcattatgagataataatgaacaggagagcttgcgtcCAGATAGCTGccagtgcttgggctgctggtgtcatgtactctgcactgcacactgggaaaacctttagtctacccttctgccactcaaatatcatcaaccagttcttctgtgaaataccccagctgctcaagctctcttgctctgacacataccgcagagagctggcagcccttgccttcagtgtgtttttagctttaggctgttttgttttcatcattgtgtcatatgttcagatcttcaccgcagtgtggagaatcccctcggagcagggccggcagaaagccttctccacctgcattcctcaccttatcgtggtctccctgtttGTTTCCATTGGTGGCATTGCCTACACAAAGCCCGTCTCTGACTCCCCATcacctctggatctcctggcagctgttctgtattctgtggtgcctccattgatgaatccggtcatctacagcatgaggaacaaggagatccaagttGCTCTTtggaaactgctccacaggctgatctgCTCCAAGAACAGtctgtccatctttctttcatga